A window of Candidatus Vicinibacter proximus contains these coding sequences:
- the purD gene encoding phosphoribosylamine--glycine ligase: protein MKVLLIGSGGREHAFAWKLAQSPKLTKLYILPGNPGTAEIGENISISADDFNGILEVIRDKKIDLVLCGPEVPLAEGLMDLIEEAEFPDKPILIGPGALGARLEGSKQFAKEFMVRHHIPTAGYRAFDRYELELAFNYIQTMNTPIVIKADGLAAGKGVVIAETKAQAFMEIEEMLGGKFGKASSHLVIEEFLSGIEFSVFVLTNGTQYVLLPEAKDYKRIGEGDTGLNTGGMGAISPVSFASTELMKKVRDRIILPTLSGLQNENIPYKGFIFFGLIVVKGEPYVIEYNCRMGDPETESVLLRLDNDLLELFLLCDQNKLEDVKLDISEKYAATICLVSGGYPGDFEKNKSITLPEHKSNDSVIFFSGVSKNNDLLATSGGRVFAVSSLGNSKSDAINKSTKLAEQIKFEGKYYRKDIGFDL from the coding sequence ATGAAAGTTCTTCTAATTGGCTCTGGTGGTCGTGAACATGCATTTGCTTGGAAACTTGCACAAAGCCCGAAACTAACAAAACTATATATTCTGCCAGGAAATCCTGGTACAGCTGAAATTGGGGAAAATATTAGCATCAGTGCAGATGATTTTAATGGCATTCTGGAGGTCATTAGAGATAAAAAAATTGATTTGGTTCTTTGTGGACCGGAGGTGCCTTTGGCAGAAGGTCTTATGGACCTCATTGAAGAAGCTGAATTTCCTGATAAACCAATATTGATTGGCCCTGGGGCTTTGGGTGCCAGATTGGAAGGAAGCAAACAGTTTGCCAAAGAATTTATGGTGAGACATCATATACCCACGGCAGGTTATCGAGCTTTTGACCGGTATGAATTGGAATTGGCATTTAACTATATCCAAACTATGAATACGCCAATTGTAATCAAAGCGGATGGTTTGGCAGCTGGTAAAGGAGTAGTCATTGCCGAGACAAAAGCGCAGGCATTTATGGAGATCGAAGAGATGTTGGGTGGGAAATTCGGCAAAGCATCCAGCCATTTAGTGATTGAAGAATTTTTATCTGGAATAGAATTTTCAGTTTTCGTTTTAACCAATGGAACTCAATATGTACTACTTCCGGAAGCGAAAGATTACAAAAGAATTGGGGAAGGCGATACAGGTTTAAACACCGGAGGAATGGGTGCCATCTCCCCTGTGAGTTTTGCATCCACAGAATTAATGAAGAAGGTGAGGGATAGAATAATTCTTCCGACACTTTCCGGATTGCAAAATGAAAACATCCCATACAAAGGTTTCATCTTCTTTGGTTTGATTGTTGTCAAAGGTGAGCCGTATGTAATTGAATACAACTGCCGTATGGGAGATCCTGAAACAGAGTCTGTTTTACTAAGGCTAGACAATGATCTGCTTGAACTCTTTCTTCTTTGTGATCAAAATAAATTAGAAGATGTTAAATTAGATATTTCGGAAAAATATGCTGCAACAATTTGTCTGGTAAGCGGGGGTTATCCGGGAGATTTTGAAAAAAATAAATCCATCACTTTACCTGAGCATAAATCTAATGATTCTGTAATTTTCTTTTCAGGGGTTAGTAAAAATAACGATCTTCTTGCTACCTCAGGAGGTAGAGTTTTTGCAGTGAGCAGTTTGGGTAATTCCAAATCTGATGCAATAAATAAATCAACTAAATTGGCTGAACAAATTAAATTTGAAGGCAAATACTATCGCAAAGATATAGGGTTTGACCTCTAA
- a CDS encoding AMP-binding protein, with the protein MESRPWLKHYPPGVPANIEAEAYSSLLAFVEESFQKYKQLNAFTFMGKSITYGEIDRKSRNFAAYLHSRGLKPGDRIALMMPNLLQYPIAIFGAMRAGLIIVNTNPLYTPYEMEYQFIDSGVKAIVIAENFAANLEKVLAKTEIQVVITTSVGEMLGSIKGGIVNFMVRHIKKMVPAYNIPNTIGFNHAVDEGAKFSINPVVHSLDDVVMLQYTGGTTGVSKGTMLTNRSLVANVMQIKAVICYLLKEKQETALSPLPMYHIFAFAVNVLAMMSIGANTVLIVNAKDIGSVAKAFKTHKISLMAGVNTLFNALLNYPGFEKCDFSGLKVSVGGAMAVQSSVAERWKKVTGCNLVEGYGMTEASPVVSLNPLDGSGRLGTIGLPVPSTDVRIVDDNGRICNFGEPGEIQVKGPQVMKGYYNKPEETANTIKNGWLCTGDVGIMEEDGYFKIVDRKKDMILVSGFNVYPNEIEDVIAKNEKVLEVAVVGIPDEKSGELVKAFVVKKDKSLTEDEVIEFTRNYLTNYKIPKAVEFRESLPKTNVGKILRRELRN; encoded by the coding sequence ATGGAATCAAGACCCTGGTTAAAACACTATCCTCCTGGAGTTCCCGCCAATATAGAGGCGGAAGCTTATTCTTCCTTATTAGCCTTTGTTGAGGAAAGCTTTCAAAAATACAAACAGTTGAATGCATTTACCTTCATGGGTAAATCGATCACATATGGTGAAATTGATAGAAAATCAAGAAATTTCGCTGCCTATTTGCATTCCAGAGGACTAAAACCAGGTGACAGGATTGCTCTGATGATGCCTAATCTGTTGCAGTATCCAATTGCAATCTTTGGCGCCATGAGGGCCGGACTAATCATTGTGAATACAAATCCACTCTACACGCCATATGAGATGGAATATCAATTTATTGATTCCGGTGTTAAAGCAATCGTTATTGCAGAAAACTTTGCAGCCAATCTTGAAAAGGTTTTGGCTAAAACAGAAATCCAGGTGGTAATTACCACGTCTGTAGGTGAAATGCTTGGATCGATAAAAGGAGGTATCGTTAATTTTATGGTAAGGCATATTAAAAAGATGGTACCGGCTTATAATATTCCAAATACTATAGGTTTTAATCATGCTGTGGATGAGGGCGCAAAATTTTCTATAAATCCGGTAGTTCATTCACTGGATGACGTAGTTATGTTGCAATACACAGGCGGGACTACCGGCGTAAGCAAAGGAACCATGTTAACCAATCGTTCTTTAGTGGCGAATGTAATGCAAATAAAAGCGGTGATCTGTTACTTACTTAAAGAGAAACAAGAAACAGCTTTATCTCCCCTTCCTATGTATCACATCTTTGCTTTTGCGGTCAATGTTTTAGCGATGATGTCCATTGGGGCCAATACTGTTTTGATTGTGAATGCCAAAGATATTGGATCTGTAGCCAAAGCTTTTAAAACCCATAAGATCAGTTTAATGGCAGGAGTAAATACTCTATTCAATGCACTACTGAATTACCCAGGATTTGAAAAGTGTGATTTTAGTGGTTTGAAGGTTTCAGTAGGAGGAGCTATGGCAGTGCAATCCAGCGTAGCTGAACGATGGAAAAAAGTGACCGGATGTAACCTGGTGGAAGGATATGGAATGACAGAGGCTTCTCCTGTGGTCAGTTTGAATCCACTAGATGGTTCCGGACGTCTAGGAACCATCGGCTTACCCGTCCCTTCCACAGATGTCAGAATTGTAGACGATAATGGAAGAATTTGTAATTTCGGAGAACCCGGAGAAATTCAAGTGAAAGGACCACAAGTGATGAAGGGTTATTACAACAAACCTGAAGAAACAGCCAACACAATTAAAAACGGATGGCTTTGTACCGGTGATGTAGGAATCATGGAAGAAGATGGCTATTTTAAAATAGTGGACCGAAAAAAAGACATGATTCTAGTATCCGGTTTTAATGTTTATCCAAATGAAATAGAAGACGTCATTGCTAAAAATGAAAAGGTCCTGGAAGTAGCAGTCGTCGGTATACCCGATGAAAAATCTGGTGAACTTGTAAAAGCGTTTGTAGTTAAAAAAGATAAAAGTCTAACCGAAGATGAGGTGATAGAATTCACCCGAAACTATCTTACCAATTATAAAATTCCAAAGGCAGTAGAATTCAGAGAGTCTTTACCTAAAACCAATGTAGGAAAGATATTGAGAAGAGAATTGAGGAATTGA
- a CDS encoding YdeI/OmpD-associated family protein, whose protein sequence is MEKITSVDQYIQSIPASRGKEISWLREIIMTNDLNLEENIKWGTPVYSLNGKNVVGITAFKSYVGLWFFQGIFLKDPFKYLVNAQEGVTKAQRQWRFQDLEHLKLHKNHILDYIKEATWNANNELEMKPKKNLEPVVLSIEFETRLKENSEAFRNFYSLSKSHQRAYVSYINEAKRLKTKLIRIEKSLIMLVEKKLPNI, encoded by the coding sequence ATGGAAAAAATCACCTCAGTGGACCAATACATCCAATCCATTCCCGCTTCCAGGGGAAAGGAAATATCCTGGCTCAGAGAAATTATTATGACCAATGACTTGAATCTCGAGGAAAATATAAAGTGGGGAACCCCGGTTTATAGTTTAAATGGTAAAAATGTAGTTGGAATAACCGCTTTTAAAAGTTACGTGGGTCTTTGGTTCTTCCAAGGTATCTTCCTTAAAGATCCATTTAAATATTTGGTAAATGCCCAGGAAGGAGTAACTAAAGCCCAACGCCAGTGGAGGTTTCAGGATTTAGAGCATTTAAAGTTACATAAAAACCACATCCTGGATTATATAAAGGAGGCAACATGGAATGCAAATAATGAACTGGAAATGAAGCCAAAGAAGAACCTTGAACCGGTAGTTTTATCGATAGAATTTGAAACCAGACTCAAAGAGAACTCTGAAGCATTTAGAAATTTCTATTCGCTTTCTAAATCCCATCAGAGGGCATATGTAAGCTATATTAATGAAGCTAAAAGGTTAAAAACAAAATTAATACGCATTGAAAAAAGTCTAATCATGTTGGTTGAAAAGAAATTACCAAACATCTAA
- the rpsA gene encoding 30S ribosomal protein S1, with amino-acid sequence MLDEKDLLQDDDLNPEEIQESLDNPALLEKDVPVVELLEEEVALETLVEADDYSGPHDEFDWSVTNKNAVNYSPEVEQKYLADYDATFSTIQDGQVLQGVVASVTGNDVIFDIRFKSDGLIPLSEFRELDLKPGDKVEIYVERTEDEHGHLVLSRKKAKLLRAWEGLVDSYKNGTIIKGSVISKTKGGLIVDCNGLETFLPGSQIDIKPIVDYDAYVGKTMEFKVVKINETIKNAVVSHKALIEGDLQEQREQIISGLEKGQVLEGTVKNITDFGAFLDLGGVDGLLYITDISWGRINHPSEVLEKNQKINVVVLDFDENKKRISLGLKQLQPHPWDVLPADVVEGSVVKGKIVNIEDYGAFLEIYPGVEGLIHVSEVNWNSQPVHAKDFFFQGQEFEAKVVTIDREERKMSLSLKQLTEDPWMHVQQNFSVGTRHTGVVKNLTPYGVFVEMGEGIGGMVHISDLSWTKRFNHPSEFTKVGNKLDVQVLDIDMENRKLSLGHKQLEENPWDTFENVFPEGSYHEATVLRKDDRGYTVQLPYGLEAYAPIKFMKKDNGQNANVEEILTVKVIEFNRDEKKIIVSHTRYLEDIRREADDNVRKEKDQERQVTKKAVEKQQSKVEMTTLGEIEGFSALKEQLQENAKAKLEAAAKTEVKEESKVEAQATNLFNEPVVSEEKPKAKTTKAAKGDDLKIIEGIGPKIAELLHAEGVVSFKDLAATPLDKLREVLEAAGSRYRMHDPTTWPEQANLAAEGKMEELKTLQDSLKGGKAE; translated from the coding sequence ATGTTGGACGAAAAAGATTTATTACAAGACGACGATCTGAATCCGGAAGAGATCCAGGAATCACTGGATAACCCCGCACTACTTGAAAAAGACGTGCCTGTTGTTGAACTTCTGGAAGAAGAAGTTGCCCTTGAGACCCTCGTCGAAGCCGACGATTATTCCGGCCCTCATGACGAGTTTGACTGGAGTGTAACCAATAAGAATGCAGTCAATTATTCACCAGAAGTTGAACAAAAGTATTTAGCAGATTACGATGCTACATTCAGCACCATTCAGGATGGGCAGGTGCTTCAGGGGGTGGTGGCAAGTGTAACCGGCAATGATGTAATATTTGACATCAGATTCAAATCTGACGGTTTGATTCCGCTTTCAGAATTCAGGGAACTGGATCTAAAGCCAGGAGATAAAGTTGAAATTTATGTTGAACGTACCGAAGATGAGCACGGTCACCTGGTTCTTTCCAGAAAGAAGGCTAAGCTTTTGCGTGCTTGGGAAGGTTTGGTAGATTCTTACAAAAACGGGACAATCATCAAAGGTAGCGTTATCAGCAAGACCAAAGGTGGTTTGATTGTGGATTGTAATGGATTGGAGACCTTCTTACCAGGATCACAAATAGATATCAAACCTATTGTTGATTATGATGCATATGTAGGGAAAACTATGGAATTTAAGGTGGTGAAAATTAACGAAACCATTAAAAATGCGGTAGTTTCTCACAAAGCCTTGATTGAAGGAGATCTTCAAGAGCAAAGAGAGCAAATTATTTCTGGTCTGGAAAAAGGACAGGTTCTTGAAGGAACGGTTAAAAACATCACTGATTTTGGCGCATTCCTGGATTTAGGAGGTGTGGATGGACTTCTTTACATCACAGATATCAGTTGGGGTAGAATTAACCATCCATCTGAAGTATTGGAGAAAAACCAGAAGATCAATGTTGTGGTACTTGATTTTGATGAAAACAAAAAGAGAATCTCTCTTGGTTTGAAGCAACTTCAACCGCATCCATGGGATGTGTTACCTGCTGACGTTGTAGAAGGCTCAGTAGTTAAAGGAAAAATTGTAAATATTGAAGATTACGGAGCTTTTCTGGAGATTTATCCTGGTGTAGAAGGCTTGATTCACGTTTCCGAGGTCAATTGGAACAGTCAGCCTGTTCATGCAAAGGATTTCTTCTTCCAGGGTCAGGAGTTTGAAGCAAAAGTAGTGACCATCGACCGTGAAGAACGCAAGATGTCCCTATCCTTAAAACAGCTGACCGAAGATCCATGGATGCATGTTCAACAGAACTTCTCAGTAGGTACAAGACACACTGGTGTGGTTAAAAACTTAACCCCTTATGGTGTCTTCGTTGAAATGGGCGAAGGAATTGGAGGAATGGTTCATATTTCAGATTTGAGCTGGACCAAAAGATTTAACCACCCATCTGAATTTACCAAAGTAGGAAATAAGTTGGATGTTCAAGTGTTGGACATTGATATGGAGAACAGAAAACTTTCACTTGGTCATAAGCAATTGGAGGAGAACCCATGGGATACTTTTGAAAACGTTTTCCCGGAAGGATCTTATCACGAAGCAACGGTACTTAGAAAAGATGACAGAGGCTATACTGTTCAATTGCCTTATGGTTTGGAAGCTTATGCTCCGATCAAATTTATGAAAAAGGACAATGGACAAAATGCTAATGTGGAAGAAATCCTGACCGTTAAAGTAATTGAGTTTAACCGGGATGAGAAAAAGATCATTGTTTCACATACCCGATATCTTGAGGATATCAGAAGAGAGGCAGATGACAATGTTCGCAAGGAAAAGGACCAGGAGCGTCAAGTAACCAAGAAAGCTGTTGAAAAACAGCAATCTAAGGTGGAAATGACTACCCTAGGTGAAATTGAAGGATTTAGTGCTTTGAAGGAGCAACTTCAAGAAAATGCCAAAGCAAAGTTGGAAGCCGCAGCAAAAACTGAGGTCAAGGAAGAATCTAAAGTTGAAGCGCAAGCCACAAATTTGTTTAACGAACCAGTTGTTTCGGAAGAAAAGCCAAAGGCAAAAACAACAAAAGCGGCTAAAGGCGATGACCTTAAAATTATCGAAGGAATCGGCCCAAAGATTGCTGAGTTGTTGCACGCAGAAGGCGTTGTATCTTTTAAAGATTTGGCGGCAACACCGTTAGATAAATTGAGAGAAGTGTTGGAAGCGGCTGGATCCAGGTATAGAATGCATGACCCCACCACTTGGCCAGAGCAAGCTAATCTTGCGGCAGAAGGAAAAATGGAAGAGCTTAAAACTCTTCAAGACAGCCTAAAAGGTGGAAAGGCTGAATAA